A stretch of the Perca flavescens isolate YP-PL-M2 chromosome 3, PFLA_1.0, whole genome shotgun sequence genome encodes the following:
- the LOC114552115 gene encoding olfactory receptor 52N5-like, protein MKKLCGEAILLADDDVRWRTAYTCEASAESSAVGAVAQLDPILLELREAMRRQDEKMEALAKEVAQLQFTYPLFFLLLFVYVTLLFSNIGVLVLIVTEKSLHQPMYILFCNLSVNDLIGNTVLLPQLMAHIISTERLITYNQCVVQAFHSHTFGSASHMILMIGLTMRLTRCRSVIQNAYCDNASLFKLSCEDVSINNIYGLFFTVLLFSCSMGGIAVTYFRIALICWVKKNKELKNKAIQTCASHLVLYLIMLWSGFLTIILHRFPNYPDLRKIAHILFHVVPANLNPIIYGMQTRLLRDKIIQIVQRKVAPT, encoded by the exons ATGAAGAAATTATGTGGGGAGGCTATCCTGTTGGCGGATGATGATGTTAGGTGGAGAACTGCATATACCTGTGAGGCGTCAGCAGAGAGTTCAGCTGTAGGGGCTGTGGCTCAGCTGGACCCCATATTACTGGAGCTGAGGGAGGCTATGAGGAGACAGGATGAAAAAATGGAGGCTCTAGCCAAAGAGGTAGCACAGCTTCAG TTCACATACCCTTTATTTTTCCTACTGCTGTTTGTTTATGTTACCCTGCTTTTTTCTAACATTGGAGTCCTTGTGCTTATTGTCACTGAAAAGAGTTTGCACCAGCCCATGTACATTCTTTTTTGTAACTTGTCTGTCAATGATCTAATAGGTAACACAGTTCTACTGCCACAGCTGATGGCTCACATCATTTCAACAGAACGGTTAATCACCTACAACCAGTGTGTGGTTCAAGCCTTTCACAGCCACACGTTCGGATCCGCCTCACATATGATTCTCA TGATAGGTCTGACAATGAGGCTGACCCGTTGTAGATCGGTTATCCAAAATGCTTACTGTGACAACGCATCACTGTTCAAGCTTTCTTGCGAGGATGTGTCCATCAACAATATCTATGGACTCTTTTTCACGGTGTTGCTGTTTAGTTGCTCAATGGGTGGCATAGCTGTCACTTATTTCAGAATAGCTCTCATCTGCTGGGTCAAGAAAAACAAAGAGTTGAAAAACAAAGCAATTCAAACATGTGCCAGCCACCTTGTTCTTTATCTTATTATGCTCTGGTCGGGGTTTTTAACTATCATATTGCATCGTTTCCCAAATTACCCAGATTTAAGGAAAAttgcacacattttatttcatgtggtCCCTGCTAATTTAAATCCAATCATTTATGGAATGCAAACAAGATTATTACGTGATAAAATTATCCAAATAGTGCAAAGAAAAGTGGCTCCAACCTAA
- the chrna10a gene encoding neuronal acetylcholine receptor subunit alpha-10a isoform X2 produces the protein MDERNQILTAYLWIRQVWVDAHLKWNKDDYDGLDTIRIPSSYVWRPDIVLYNNADDHFTGSMDTNVVIRHDGQMMWDSPAITKSSCKVDVSFFPFDSQQCRFTYGSWTYNGNQLDILNAMESADLADLVENVEWEVMGMPAKKNIIQYGCCADPYPDVTYTLKLKRKASFYVFNLLIPCVMISFLAPLGFYLPADSGEKVSLGVTVMLALTVFQLLVAEIMPPSENVPLIGKYYIATMTMITASTALTIFIMNIHHCGPDAKPVPKWAKKVILQHLARMCFVYEVGENCLSPQPEKQEPPLVKNINCTMNGQTGQGREDCVFKMERGQETVGSMTAEEREDMDQIMSPIGSIGKNPTDNYSTWKNGIFMSMDCGDLGSQGRCRKGGVSDGERNDRDVSCNSQSNEKHLLRNIEYIANCYRDQRATQKRTGEWKKVAKVLDRFFMWIFFIMVFLMSLLIMGKAI, from the exons ATG GATGAGCGAAACCAAATTTTGACTGCATATTTATGGATACGACAAGTGTGGGTTGATGCACACCTCAAATGGAATAAAGATGATTACGATGGACTCGATACCATTCGAATACCTAGTAGTTATGTATGGAGACCTGATATAGTCCTATATAACAA tGCTGATGACCATTTTACTGGCTCCATGGACACCAATGTGGTGATCCGGCATGATGGCCAGATGATGTGGGATTCCCCTGCTATTACCAAGAGCTCCTGCAAAGTGGATGTGTCCTTTTTCCCCTTCGATTCTCAGCAGTGCAGGTTTACATACGGCTCCTGGACCTACAACGGTAACCAGCTGGACATCCTGAACGCCATGGAGAGCGCTGACCTGGCTGACCTGGTGGAAAATGTGGAGTGGGAGGTGATGGGAATGCCGGCTAAGAAGAACATTATTCAGTATGGCTGCTGTGCTGACCCTTACCCTGACGTGACCTACACACTGAAACTGAAGAGAAAAGCTTCCTTTTACGTCTTCAACTTGCTAATTCCATGTGTGATGATCTCTTTCCTGGCACCACTGGGCTTCTACCTGCCTGCTGACTCTGGAGAGAAGGTGTCTTTGGGTGTCACCGTGATGCTGGCACTCACTGTCTTTCAGCTGTTGGTTGCAGAGATCATGCCACCCTCTGAGAATGTGCCACTTATTG GAAAGTATTACATTGCAACGATGACCATGATCACTGCCTCCACCGCCCTGACCATCTTCATCATGAACATACACCACTGTGGCCCGGATGCCAAGCCTGTTCCAAAATGGGCCAAGAAAGTCATTCTGCAGCACCTGGCCAGAATGTGCTTTGTTTATGAAGTCGGGGAGAACTGCTTGTCACCACAGCCGGAGAAACAGGAGCCTCCTCTTGTAAAGAACATTAACTGCACCATGAATGGTCAGACAGGACAAGGCAGAGAGGACTGTGTCTTCAAAATGGAGAGAGGACAAGAGACAGTGGGCTCCATGACTGCAGAGGAGAGGGAAGACATGGATCAGATAATGAGCCCAATAGGCTCAATTGGGAAGAACCCCACTGACAACTACAGCACTTGGAAGAATGGCATTTTCATGAGCATGGACTGTGGAGATTTGGGGAGTCAGGGGAGATGCCGGAAGGGAGGTGTgagtgatggagagagaaatGACAGAGATGTTTCCTGCAACAGTCAAAGCAATGAGAAGCATCTGCTGCGTAACATTGAGTACATAGCCAACTGTTACAGAGATCAGAGGGCAACGCAGAAAAGGACTGGGGAATGGAAGAAAGTAGCCAAAGTTTTAGACCGCTTCTTCATGTGGATATTTTTCATAATGGTGTTTTTAATGAGCCTTCTCATTATGGGCAAAGCCATCTAA
- the chrna10a gene encoding neuronal acetylcholine receptor subunit alpha-10a isoform X1 — MKPWRIQTLFRFLLCVSILQTCCCAQGKYAQKLLHDLFTDYTSALRPVEDTNTILNVTLQVTLSQIIDMDERNQILTAYLWIRQVWVDAHLKWNKDDYDGLDTIRIPSSYVWRPDIVLYNNADDHFTGSMDTNVVIRHDGQMMWDSPAITKSSCKVDVSFFPFDSQQCRFTYGSWTYNGNQLDILNAMESADLADLVENVEWEVMGMPAKKNIIQYGCCADPYPDVTYTLKLKRKASFYVFNLLIPCVMISFLAPLGFYLPADSGEKVSLGVTVMLALTVFQLLVAEIMPPSENVPLIGKYYIATMTMITASTALTIFIMNIHHCGPDAKPVPKWAKKVILQHLARMCFVYEVGENCLSPQPEKQEPPLVKNINCTMNGQTGQGREDCVFKMERGQETVGSMTAEEREDMDQIMSPIGSIGKNPTDNYSTWKNGIFMSMDCGDLGSQGRCRKGGVSDGERNDRDVSCNSQSNEKHLLRNIEYIANCYRDQRATQKRTGEWKKVAKVLDRFFMWIFFIMVFLMSLLIMGKAI; from the exons ATGAAACCATGGAGAATCCAAACTTTATTTCGCTTCCTTCTGTGTGTCAGTATTTTGCAAA CCTGTTGCTGTGCTCAGGGGAAATATGCTCAGAAGCTCCTGCATGATTTATTCACTGACTACACTAGTGCCCTGAGGCCTGTGGAGGACACAAACACCATACTGAATGTGACCCTGCAGGTTACACTGTCACAAATTATTGACATG GATGAGCGAAACCAAATTTTGACTGCATATTTATGGATACGACAAGTGTGGGTTGATGCACACCTCAAATGGAATAAAGATGATTACGATGGACTCGATACCATTCGAATACCTAGTAGTTATGTATGGAGACCTGATATAGTCCTATATAACAA tGCTGATGACCATTTTACTGGCTCCATGGACACCAATGTGGTGATCCGGCATGATGGCCAGATGATGTGGGATTCCCCTGCTATTACCAAGAGCTCCTGCAAAGTGGATGTGTCCTTTTTCCCCTTCGATTCTCAGCAGTGCAGGTTTACATACGGCTCCTGGACCTACAACGGTAACCAGCTGGACATCCTGAACGCCATGGAGAGCGCTGACCTGGCTGACCTGGTGGAAAATGTGGAGTGGGAGGTGATGGGAATGCCGGCTAAGAAGAACATTATTCAGTATGGCTGCTGTGCTGACCCTTACCCTGACGTGACCTACACACTGAAACTGAAGAGAAAAGCTTCCTTTTACGTCTTCAACTTGCTAATTCCATGTGTGATGATCTCTTTCCTGGCACCACTGGGCTTCTACCTGCCTGCTGACTCTGGAGAGAAGGTGTCTTTGGGTGTCACCGTGATGCTGGCACTCACTGTCTTTCAGCTGTTGGTTGCAGAGATCATGCCACCCTCTGAGAATGTGCCACTTATTG GAAAGTATTACATTGCAACGATGACCATGATCACTGCCTCCACCGCCCTGACCATCTTCATCATGAACATACACCACTGTGGCCCGGATGCCAAGCCTGTTCCAAAATGGGCCAAGAAAGTCATTCTGCAGCACCTGGCCAGAATGTGCTTTGTTTATGAAGTCGGGGAGAACTGCTTGTCACCACAGCCGGAGAAACAGGAGCCTCCTCTTGTAAAGAACATTAACTGCACCATGAATGGTCAGACAGGACAAGGCAGAGAGGACTGTGTCTTCAAAATGGAGAGAGGACAAGAGACAGTGGGCTCCATGACTGCAGAGGAGAGGGAAGACATGGATCAGATAATGAGCCCAATAGGCTCAATTGGGAAGAACCCCACTGACAACTACAGCACTTGGAAGAATGGCATTTTCATGAGCATGGACTGTGGAGATTTGGGGAGTCAGGGGAGATGCCGGAAGGGAGGTGTgagtgatggagagagaaatGACAGAGATGTTTCCTGCAACAGTCAAAGCAATGAGAAGCATCTGCTGCGTAACATTGAGTACATAGCCAACTGTTACAGAGATCAGAGGGCAACGCAGAAAAGGACTGGGGAATGGAAGAAAGTAGCCAAAGTTTTAGACCGCTTCTTCATGTGGATATTTTTCATAATGGTGTTTTTAATGAGCCTTCTCATTATGGGCAAAGCCATCTAA
- the LOC114553099 gene encoding post-GPI attachment to proteins factor 2 translates to MLQGSSILGHERPLVIRVSFPACVVATVCLPLLGLITCVFISSIFHYEDSTSTHCQVPNYLPSISASISLSPECHIWRFCIGLHSAPRILVAFTYFKFYKTRFSSRCPESSLCCFNLAFSICENLGLLLLTYVSSSETYFVHKEGFVLFIVSSLIHMLITCRLWKTIKKYSLSPEDAKSHHWKVRFLLFNVSFCAFAVFFYWKHNMYCESGSYTLFALFEYLVVFSNMAFHLTAVWDFKSREVMVISSSEDKDF, encoded by the exons ATGCTACAAGGCTCAAGTATCTTGGGGCATGAGAGGCCCCTGGTCATCAGAGTATCTTTCCCCGCCTGTGTTGTGGCCACTGTGTGCCTACCACTGCTTGGCCTAATAACTTGTGTCTTCATATCCTCCATTTTTCATTATGAGGACTCTACTAGTACACATTGCCag GTTCCTAACTACCTGCCATCTATCAGTGCCTCAATAAGCCTAAGTCCTGAGTGCCACATATGGCGGTTCTGTATCGGACTGCACTCGGCACCAAGGATCCTGGTGGCATTTACCTACTTCAAATTTTACAAAACACGTTTTTCCTCGAGGTGCCCTGAGAGTTCACTCTGTTGCTTCAACCTGGCCTTTTCTATTTGTGAAAACCTCGGCCTCTTGCTCCTCACATATGTATCATCCAGTGAAACATACT TTGTACATAAGGAAGGTTTTGTGCTCTTCATAGTCAGTTCCCTTATCCACATGCTGATAACCTGCCGTTTATGGAAGACTATTAAGAAGTATTCATTAAGTCCTGAG GATGCCAAGTCCCACCATTGGAAAGTACGCTTCTTACTTTTCAACGTATCCTTCTGTGCTTTCGCCGTATTCTTTTATTGGAAACACAACATGTACTGTGAATCAGGGA GTTACACATTATTTGCCCTGTTTGAGTATCTAGTGGTCTTCTCCAATATGGCCTTCCATCTCACAGCAGTGTGGGACTTTAAGAGCCGAGAGGTCATGGTCATCTCATCCTCCGAAGATAAAGACTTCTGA